Proteins co-encoded in one Quercus robur chromosome 8, dhQueRobu3.1, whole genome shotgun sequence genomic window:
- the LOC126696878 gene encoding B3 domain-containing transcription factor NGA1-like isoform X1, whose protein sequence is MEFLQEEKGFSDREEEEEEENMRETSKLSFLSSSSSSASSKSKAFLPHYHQNLWLGKSEYHAQEEAVARSYDQALAPAEAKNFSSKLQLMELSLGNDNYDEAAEATGGGGGGGGVGVSTHHESIEKEHMFDKVVTPSDVGKLNRLVIPKQHAEKHFPLDSTNEKGLLLSFEDRNGKPWRFRYSYWNSSQSYVMTKGWSRFVKEKKLDAGDIVSFERGVGESGKDRLYIDWRRRPEAPNLTNYPHFDRSLRWPSRLYSTPQPSSVSRHYEHLQQMNYNIHPYQHYHLQHHHHHNHNHNHNQYLQSGTHDLYNYNAVNSGSGSSLYYLRSSGSHGDQIINGAALPQGGDIVPMAIDSVQPVVHRGNTVAKRLRLFGVNMECSIPEEPECPSVSMAPQLLRLPNATTVLPTIPSVFSNKGKSSLTFDAEP, encoded by the coding sequence ATGGAGTTTTTGCAAGAAGAAAAAGGGTTTTCTGacagagaagaagaggaggaggaagagaatATGAGAGAAACAAGTAagttgtcttttctttcttcctcttcatcTTCTGCTTCTTCCAAGTCCAAAGCTTTTCTTCCTCACTATCACCAAAACCTATGGCTAGGGAAATCTGAGTATCATGCTCAAGAAGAAGCTGTGGCTAGATCTTATGATCAAGCTTTAGCACCAGCTGAAGCTAAAAATTTCAGCAGCAAGCTACAACTGATGGAGTTATCGCTAGGAAATGATAATTATGATGAAGCAGCTGAAGCAACtggcggtggtggtggcggtggtggtgttggtgttaGTACTCATCATGAGTCTATTGAGAAAGAGCATATGTTTGATAAGGTTGTCACACCAAGTGATGTGGGCAAGCTAAACCGCCTGGTCATTCCAAAACAACATGCGGAGAAGCACTTCCCTCTAGACTCCACCAACGAGAAGGGCCTATTGTTGAGCTTTGAAGATCGAAACGGGAAGCCGTGGCGGTTCAGATACTCGTACTGGAACAGTAGCCAAAGCTATGTGATGACTAAAGGGTGGAGCCGATTCGTGAAGGAGAAGAAGCTCGATGCTGGTGACATAGTCTCCTTCGAGCGAGGTGTTGGAGAGTCAGGTAAAGACCGATTATATATAGATTGGAGGCGCCGCCCTGAGGCACCAAATCTTACAAATTACCCACACTTCGATCGCTCACTTCGATGGCCTAGCAGACTATACTCAACACCACAGCCCTCATCAGTGTCTCGACACTACGAACATTTGCAACAGATGAACTATAACATTCATCCTTATCAACATTATCATCTTCAACATcatcaccaccacaaccacaaccacaaccacaaccagtACCTTCAAAGTGGCACTCATGACTTGTACAATTACAATGCAGTGAATTCTGGGTCCGGTAGCTCCCTTTATTATTTAAGGTCATCAGGGTCACATGGTGATCAAATTATTAATGGGGCAGCACTGCCACAAGGTGGGGATATTGTTCCTATGGCAATTGATTCAGTGCAGCCGGTTGTGCACCGTGGTAATACTGTGGCTAAACGCCTTAGACTATTTGGTGTAAACATGGAATGTTCTATACCAGAAGAACCAGAATGCCCTTCGGTCTCTATGGCTCCTCAACTATTAAGACTGCCCAATGCCACCACAGTATTGCCGACAATTCCATCTGTGTTttcaaacaaaggaaaaagttCATTGACTTTTGATGCAGAGCCCTGA
- the LOC126696878 gene encoding B3 domain-containing transcription factor NGA1-like isoform X2, with the protein MEFLQEEKGFSDREEEEEEENMRETRKSEYHAQEEAVARSYDQALAPAEAKNFSSKLQLMELSLGNDNYDEAAEATGGGGGGGGVGVSTHHESIEKEHMFDKVVTPSDVGKLNRLVIPKQHAEKHFPLDSTNEKGLLLSFEDRNGKPWRFRYSYWNSSQSYVMTKGWSRFVKEKKLDAGDIVSFERGVGESGKDRLYIDWRRRPEAPNLTNYPHFDRSLRWPSRLYSTPQPSSVSRHYEHLQQMNYNIHPYQHYHLQHHHHHNHNHNHNQYLQSGTHDLYNYNAVNSGSGSSLYYLRSSGSHGDQIINGAALPQGGDIVPMAIDSVQPVVHRGNTVAKRLRLFGVNMECSIPEEPECPSVSMAPQLLRLPNATTVLPTIPSVFSNKGKSSLTFDAEP; encoded by the exons ATGGAGTTTTTGCAAGAAGAAAAAGGGTTTTCTGacagagaagaagaggaggaggaagagaatATGAGAGAAACAA GGAAATCTGAGTATCATGCTCAAGAAGAAGCTGTGGCTAGATCTTATGATCAAGCTTTAGCACCAGCTGAAGCTAAAAATTTCAGCAGCAAGCTACAACTGATGGAGTTATCGCTAGGAAATGATAATTATGATGAAGCAGCTGAAGCAACtggcggtggtggtggcggtggtggtgttggtgttaGTACTCATCATGAGTCTATTGAGAAAGAGCATATGTTTGATAAGGTTGTCACACCAAGTGATGTGGGCAAGCTAAACCGCCTGGTCATTCCAAAACAACATGCGGAGAAGCACTTCCCTCTAGACTCCACCAACGAGAAGGGCCTATTGTTGAGCTTTGAAGATCGAAACGGGAAGCCGTGGCGGTTCAGATACTCGTACTGGAACAGTAGCCAAAGCTATGTGATGACTAAAGGGTGGAGCCGATTCGTGAAGGAGAAGAAGCTCGATGCTGGTGACATAGTCTCCTTCGAGCGAGGTGTTGGAGAGTCAGGTAAAGACCGATTATATATAGATTGGAGGCGCCGCCCTGAGGCACCAAATCTTACAAATTACCCACACTTCGATCGCTCACTTCGATGGCCTAGCAGACTATACTCAACACCACAGCCCTCATCAGTGTCTCGACACTACGAACATTTGCAACAGATGAACTATAACATTCATCCTTATCAACATTATCATCTTCAACATcatcaccaccacaaccacaaccacaaccacaaccagtACCTTCAAAGTGGCACTCATGACTTGTACAATTACAATGCAGTGAATTCTGGGTCCGGTAGCTCCCTTTATTATTTAAGGTCATCAGGGTCACATGGTGATCAAATTATTAATGGGGCAGCACTGCCACAAGGTGGGGATATTGTTCCTATGGCAATTGATTCAGTGCAGCCGGTTGTGCACCGTGGTAATACTGTGGCTAAACGCCTTAGACTATTTGGTGTAAACATGGAATGTTCTATACCAGAAGAACCAGAATGCCCTTCGGTCTCTATGGCTCCTCAACTATTAAGACTGCCCAATGCCACCACAGTATTGCCGACAATTCCATCTGTGTTttcaaacaaaggaaaaagttCATTGACTTTTGATGCAGAGCCCTGA